In the genome of Chiroxiphia lanceolata isolate bChiLan1 chromosome 5, bChiLan1.pri, whole genome shotgun sequence, the window CGTATAcagaaaataacagctttttattGTTCGAAttccataaaaatgaaaacctggCATACTGGAAGTGTACTAGCCTTGTGGATATACCACCTAGAACCCCTCTCTGCATTGATATGatataaaatcaaatatttcgACTCTGTATATGGCTTGCATGCCAGCTGAAGGAACCCATATTTAGGAAAACAGATTCATCGGGGAAACGAGGCCGTTCCAGGGTTAGGGGGAGACACGAGGGAGGCTCCGACCCCCGCGGGGTTCCTACCGCGCCCAACGCCGTCTCCGAGCGCCTCCACTGACGAAACGAACACTCAGCTGAGAGCCGAGCCCGGCAGCGCCACGGCGCAGGAGTTTCAGCACCGAAGTGGAGGACCTGCGGGCAGCATCAGGGTAGCTCGAAACCTCCGCGCATGCCGGACCCCCTTCGCCCTACAGTTTCCAAGGGAGGAAAACTAGACTGGAAGTGGAAAAgccggggggagcgggaggcggggaggaagggaagagacgTACCAGGAAGTTCTTAAGCCTCTTCCGAGTGAATTCATAAAAGGTGAAACGCCTTTTTAACCTGAAAACTGCTGGGCAGTAGAAAAGCCCAAGAGCGGCGGCCAATCTTTACGCAGCGCGGGCTTTTCGAAATCTGTCGGTCTCCGGGGGCGGAGGGAGGTGCTTCCGAATGCGGCTCTCCCGTCTCCAGGCTGATAGGAGAAACTacactgccagccctgctcccaagAGCCGGGACGCCGTGAGCGCTGTTTAACTACCAACGGGGGCTCCGGGCTCGCACCTATTTTTTGCGGATAACGGGATGGTATTTGCACCAACGCCAGCGGACTTTCTTGAAATAAGCTGTGCTGCGGTGTTGCCCAGCACCTGTGAAAAACAAGAGCGCGCAAATTTATTACCGAGTCCACCTAAAAGtaagcaacagagaaaaaaaggttaaaattgTACGCGCGCGCgcacacacccccacacccctccagagatgtaaaaaagaaaagtttcagcTCCTTTTGTGAAAACTTGGGTGGCTCTTAAAAGAGCCGTTGGGTTTATCTGCAAGGCAGACAGGATTTTTTCcaaaccatttattttttcttgggCGCTGCCTTCTTTACTTTTGCTGCTTTCGGCTTGGCTGCCTTCGGCTTTGCTGCCTTTGGCTTCACCGCCTTGGCCTTAGCAGGACTCTTCGCTACCGCCGCCGCTTTTTTAGGCTTGGCAGCCTTTGTCGCCTTTTTGGGGCTCTTGGCTGCTTTCTTGGCCACGCTGGCCGCCGGCTTCTTGGCTTTCTTGGGGCTCTTCTTCGCTGTCACTGCCTTCTTGGGCTTCTTGGCGGCACCGGCAGGTTTCTTAGTCGCTGGCTTCTTCGGTTTGGCTGCGGTTGTTTTCTTCTTAGGAGCCTTTTCCTTCACTTCTCCAGGTTTCTTGCTGAGGCGGAAAGAGCCGGAGGCGCCAGTGCCCTTGGTCTGCACCAGAATGCCTTTGCTAACGAGACTCTTGATTCCCAGCTTGATACGGCTGTTACTCTTCTCCACATCGTAGCCGCCGGCAGCCAGCGCCTTCTTGAGCGCGGCGAGGGAGAGCCCCTTGCGCTCCTTGGAGGCGGACACGGCCTTGGTGATGAGCTCGGTGACGCTGGGCCCCGCGGGCTTGCGGGCTTTGGAGCCGGCCGCCGCTTTTTTCGGCTTCTTGGAAGCGGGAGCCTTAGCCGgagccggggcggcggcggcgacaTCGGGCGCAGCGACGGGAGCAGTCTCGGCCATCCTTCCTTGCGGGATCCGGGCGAACAATGGAGGTAGCGGCGCCGCTGCCCTTTTTATAGCAGCGCCGCGCGCGCTGATTGGTGCGCCGCGCGCTGCTCCACCGCCCGCCGCCGCACCCGTTGTGTTTTTTCCCGGTCCAAAAAGGACTTTTTCCTCACGAAATTTGCTGCCGATGCACCCCGTTTCTGCCcgagaggagaggagggagtcTGTCCTACAAGCTAATGGAGTTTCCCACTGGAAGGAGCAGAAATGAGGGAAACGCGACCGCTGAAACTTAGCAGCGTGAAGCCGCAGAGACCTCGGCAGAGAGAAaccttctgtttttattttaaattaaaattataccATGGGCTAAATGGGCACAACTGGCATGAAATCTTGTTCTTTAGAAGGTTCCCTACAGAGCAGGTCAAAAACAAGGTGGCTTGGACGGTTGGTCTCACAGTAAATTGATATTAAAGCCGAGGAAGTAACACAGTTTCGCCCCATGGTCCCAGGCGCGGATGCAGAGCTGACTCCCTCGGCTGAGCCGCTTCCCTCCGAAATCATCCCTCTCAGTGTCCCTTCAGCAATCCCGTGTCTTAGCTAACGCCCTGTGGGGAGGCGTTTGTGCTTTAGCTGCGTGTGTGAAAGTCgatgttattttccttctgcttcgGTATTTCATTGGAACAAAGCTCCGACGTGTCCCCTCTGAAGACTGGTGTTTCTGTCATTGCACTTTCAATGTAATCTTAACGAAGTCGCATTCGTTTGTTAAATTCAGGAGTCACGATGGTTGCAATTGCAGTATATAACTTTTTTGCTTCGCTTGCAAGGCCatgttgctttcttttaaataccattTAACAGTCTGCCTGCAGTAGTATCATGTTTCATACACTAGATATCCGGGCTACCACCAGCTCCTAAAAACATGTAAACAAATATATTCAGGGCgaaaagtaaatgtaaaagGGCAAATGAAATGTAGGTAATAGAGTTCCCACTATCTGggactgtgaaaataaaaaaacacagtaaTGTGAGCCTTTGTGAACTGTCATATTCTTTTCTAATTACCCGTGTTTAATTGAAAAATCTAAAGGGCTTCAGTCAGATCAAGTACCAGTAATTTGGAAtaccagggttttttttaaacctctgttTGAAGgtaaatgttgaaaaaaaaaatacagcttagTGAGGTCTCTTTCAGTAATCTATAAAACCTATAAAACGAAGGTAAATACGTTTTAGATTATGTGGCTGTGATAACGATCATGACAAAACTGCAAAGTGTACTGCAGGACTGtgattgtttatttattaaacacGGAAATGGGAAATTATGTTTAATGCCCCTTTAATCTGATGTTTATTACGCATACTGGGGGAGGATTAAGGTCCTCAGTGACATTACTGATTGCTGTATCAGAATGCTGAcaatgaggaaaatattttttttctaaactagTAGTAGTAATCCCATAGGCACAAAGAATAGAGAGTTCAACGCCTCCCAGAGGCACTGGAGCTAATATTTTGTAATTCTCTAGCCCACTGATATCTATATATAAGTAGTTTGTTTGTGTCAAGCTATTCATATTTAATGGTAGCTTTTCGTGAATTCTCTGGACTTGTACAAGGAGTACTGTAATCCTTATCAAACTTTGAAAGACTCGTAgtaatctttttatttttccctaattCCTTCAGACAGAAACGGATTCCAAGATTCCTGGAAATATAAACAGAACATCAActtttttcttggctttcatTGTCATGATATTTTGTTGACTTACTTAGAAACTGAAGTGTTCAGTGATCTGGTGCTGGTGTCTCAAGCCCATCAGTCCTTCATGTAAGATATATTACTGAACATTGGAGATAATCCCTACCCACCATGTGTGAGAGATTTGCTACCAAGAAAGGACAGATTGGTAGTATCAGGCTGTGGACGCGTATAGGTAAAAAATCATTATGATCTCCTCTACAATGCAGAGCAAAACCAAAGATGGGCATAAAACCAGAACACAGGAAGGGCAGACTTGAGCGTTGATGCAACTCAGAGATAATTTACCTCTCTGGCTTTTTTATTCAGATGTATTTTACTTTTGGATGTTCAAACAGAATATCCTAGAATCAtccaaatatttgtattttaatccAGTAAGTAGGTTTTAATTTCTCAGCCACTGtagattaaaattttatttttacagccaCTATAAAATATAACCCAAAACAGAGAGCAAGTGCTCAAATTAACAATTTGGTGCAATTAACACAGGTATAGCGGGAAGGCTTCTCCATACTTTGACATTCTCCTGTTTCTTCAGGTAGAAGTTGTATTTGGGTATCATCACTCCATTCACCTTCCCTTCATTCTCTGAATCAGTAAGTGTCAGTAgtaatactgaaatattttttaaaaatgttgtgaCTTTCCTTCCAGGAAATAAACATGTTTATGGACTAGCACAGGCTTTTGCAGAGATTCTAcccagaggttttttttaaagatgaatagaaaaaaaaaatttaaaaaaaggaaccGTCGAGAGGAAAATGTGATGGGTTCCGGTTCTGCATTAAAATCCCACACCTGCTCTGGATGAATTCAAATTTATGCAGATTGTTTACCGAAACCAAACATTTGCCCTTGCTCCTATTCCAAAGAGGAATGGGGTAGGTAGTACCAAATGATTGGTCTCCCGTGTTTTAATAAACAATTTCAAAGCTGATGCCAAGCACAGGTGTCCTACTGTT includes:
- the LOC116786990 gene encoding histone H1.03 encodes the protein MAETAPVAAPDVAAAAPAPAKAPASKKPKKAAAGSKARKPAGPSVTELITKAVSASKERKGLSLAALKKALAAGGYDVEKSNSRIKLGIKSLVSKGILVQTKGTGASGSFRLSKKPGEVKEKAPKKKTTAAKPKKPATKKPAGAAKKPKKAVTAKKSPKKAKKPAASVAKKAAKSPKKATKAAKPKKAAAVAKSPAKAKAVKPKAAKPKAAKPKAAKVKKAAPKKK